In Brassica oleracea var. oleracea cultivar TO1000 unplaced genomic scaffold, BOL UnpScaffold01027, whole genome shotgun sequence, the sequence tcaggaagtgggatggattggataaatgttgaccaattTGGATAAATTCCGTCAGTAAGGTAGTAAGCCATACGATAAGTGTGGTTGTTGCCCTTGAACTTAACTTTAGGTGCTCGACCTttgtcatcaaaaactggtgaccgatcaagaacattgatattaTTGAGGGTACCTGGTAATCCAAAAAATGTGTGTCATATCTAAAGATCCTGTGATGCCACAgcttctaagacaattgtcggcttCCCTGAACCACGTGTGTACTGGCCTTTCCAAGCCgttgggcagtttttccactcccaatgcatacagtcgatcgAGCCTATCATACTTGGAAACCCGCGTGCCTCTCCAAGATcgagtaatcgttgaagatcctccGGTGTAGGGcttcttagatactcatctccaaacaattgtattattccattagtgaaattttccaaacataaaCGTGATGTActctcaccaagtcggagatattcgtcatacGTATCTCCCGATTGACCATATGCCAGTATACGCATAGCTGCTGTACATTTTTGAAGTGCAGATAGCCCGTACCTTCCGTGAGCATTTCTTCTTTGCTGAAAGTATGGAACTTCATTACTTAGGCGatcgacaatgcgaaggaacaatggcttgttcattcgaaaacgccgCCTAAACATGTCTGCTGAATATGTAGGATGATCACTAAAATAGTCGTCCCAAAGCTGATTATGTCCTTGCTCTCGatctctttcgatataagctcgtctTGTCCGGTTGTTGGCTTGAACATTAATAATTGAGTCGATGAAATTATCAACATGTTGATCCACAATTTCTTCAAAAGCTTCATTTAGAATTTCATCTATTTCATCACTTGACGAGGAAGACATTGTTTTCTGTTTTCTGTAAATTTAGTCAAGTGTTTTGGAAAGATAGAGAAAgagttttgatgttttgatgTGAGCTGATGTTGTTTTGGTTTCCAAAGATAGAGAAAGATagagaaaatagaaagagagttatttttttttccttcttctgtGAAGTTTTTCAGATAATGAAAGACAAAGTATATATAGAGCATCCATTGAACTACACCCGTAGGTGTTTACAAATCCGTGAAACAAGTTGACAGTACATACACCTGTGGGTGTCTACATTACATCCGTGAAACAAGTGAAAAAGAAGTGTAGTCAGAAGGAAAATGCTACACTTTCCCGTGAAACAAACTGAGCAACTAGACATAAAACAGACAGAACATAATGCAACCCGTGACCTGCCACTTGTGACTTGCAACCCGTGACCTGCAAAACAAAAACCGTGCTTCCTCCGTTTGGCTGCTTTGCTAGCCTTAACACCAGGAGGCCGAGCCTCTTCATCGTCGACCACCACCTCCGCTTGTTCCTTCCTCTTGTCCGCACATTCCTTCCCTTTGTCCTTTGCACCATCTTTGGACAGGTAGTGTGATCTCCATTTTTGATCGAACCTGAGTTCCCTCCAACAATGTTCAAGAGTGAACTTGTACTCATGGTCATTAGTGAAGATGTCATGCGCAACCTTCATTACATCATTATCGTTTTGGCCACTAGCTTGCTTCTTCAAAGCGGCCTCAAAGGATCCCACAAACTTCCCCACCGAGTCGTTCACTcttccccacctctgcttacactgACTATACTCTCTAGGAGGAAAGCCATTGAGCTGAGGGCTTGCGTTAACGTAGTCCTCTATTCTCTTCCAAAACGCCCCTGCCTTCTGCTCATTACCGACTATCGGATCCTTGctggtgttcaaccaagcactgatcAGCACCAAGTCTTCTTTTGGTGTCCACTTGCGCCTTTCCAGTGGCTTAGGACCTACAGAGCCCTGACTACTAAAGCTAGGGAACTCAGAAGACTCTACGTCTATTGTTTGAGTGTTCCGTGAAGCTGAGAGGTTAACAAACCCGGGAGAGTGGACAAACCCGGGAGAGTTAACGAAGAGAGGAtccattttctttttcagattagTTTTACTTGGTTCTTTTTTAGTTCGTCTGTGTTTTCTATAGAGGAGGTCCTGTGGTTTTAAACTACTTTTAGCAGAGAACAATTAAACTAAATCTAACTACCAAACATTCATTATAGTTAATGAAAGAATTAATGAATCTACTACATCACAGCTACTACATCACAGCAAAGACATCAATGCAACGAAGTCACAGCAACCAACCACCAAAGCTATGCATTCATTACACATCAAATCATTGTACTTCTAGTCCTCGATAAACTTCTAGTTCAGTTTAAGTTCAAACCGGatcatatataaaagaaaaattaatttctagTTCAGTTAAAGCTTAAGTTCTAGTTCGGTTTAACTTCTAGttcagtttttaaatttaaaattaaattctagTGCAGTTTTTTCAACTAAAAGAAACCAACCAACACACATAAAACAATCACTCAAACAGTTTTCATGAGATTGAGGCGCACCTTCTGTTTTCAGTCAAAGCAGAGCTTCTCTAGGACATGAACCGTGACAGTGAGGTCTTGAACATGTTCctggaaaaaaggaaaatactCACTAATGTCAGAATTATCATCAACGTAAAAGGACACAACTAATGTACTATcttaaaataggaaaatactCACCTCCAGTGTATCAATCTGTTTATTGAGTTTCGCCACCAAAAGAATCACCTCCTCAGACTCCTTCACCCGCTTTGTCAGCCTCTCGATCTCCTCCTGGACACCAAACACCCAAGGATGACGACAATGCAACACATCATCCTTGgttacaacataaaaaatacatatcataATTATCCATATAAGCAAATAACTTATAGAAACTGAAAGGGGATACACAAATCAGAATCGTTTACCTCGTAGTTCTTGCTGATCCTCGAACCACACAGACACCTTGTCGGAATCCCGTATTGTGTATCAGCCGCGCATTATAGCATGATGTAGTGCTCCTTTTGCCTCttcatctctcttctctcttctgcggGATCCATCTGTACCAGAAATCACACGATTTAGAACCATAAAACGAGCCCCTCAAATCGATTAAGAACCCGAAGTCAAAACCGCATGACGAATTAGAACCATAAATCGAAAACCCCCTTTTCGATTTAAAACCCtaactcaaaacaatcaaaatcgatttcgCTTTCGAGCACAAAATCGATTGTATGAAACCGTTAATCTACTCGATTCTCACCTGAGCTCATGGAGAAGATAGTCCGCCGTCGATTAGATGGAGAAAAGCTCTGGCATCGTCGTCGTACGAAAAATTGCCTCGGAGGCGGAGAAACCCTAGAacgaagagaaagaagagaaaatgagaaaCAGATCGCGAAACCCTTGTTTCGCTTccgtcaacaaaaaaaaacgcctCCAATGAGCTCTTGCCACGTCGCGTGAACCCGTCTCATACGGTATCATTCGGACGAACCGGTTCACCAAATATCGggctttttttaattttaaaaatacattcgGCCCTAAGATCCCGAGCCCATGAACCCCTCATGATCCGCCAATGCAGATGCTCTGAGCATGGCAAACCACCTGAGCTCACCAAGGaggtgtgggatggcctcacccgttattggcgggatcctgactCCATTAGA encodes:
- the LOC106320701 gene encoding uncharacterized protein LOC106320701 — its product is MDPLFVNSPGFVHSPGFVNLSASRNTQTIDVESSEFPSFSSQGSVGPKPLERRKWTPKEDLVLISAWLNTSKDPIVGNEQKAGAFWKRIEDYVNASPQLNGFPPREYSQCKQRWGRVNDSVGKFVGSFEAALKKQASGQNDNDVMKVAHDIFTNDHEYKFTLEHCWRELRFDQKWRSHYLSKDGAKDKGKECADKRKEQAEVVVDDEEARPPGVKASKAAKRRKHGFCFAGHGLQVTSGRKQKTMSSSSSDEIDEILNEAFEEIVDQHVDNFIDSIINVQANNRTRRAYIERDREQGHNQLWDDYFSDHPTYSADMFRRRFRMNKPLFLRIVDRLSNEVPYFQQRRNAHGRYGLSALQKCTAAMRILAYGQSGDTYDEYLRLDEYLRSPTPEDLQRLLDLGEARGFPSMIGSIDCMHWEWKNCPTAWKGQYTRGSGKPTIVLEAVASQDL